Proteins from a genomic interval of Acinonyx jubatus isolate Ajub_Pintada_27869175 chromosome B4, VMU_Ajub_asm_v1.0, whole genome shotgun sequence:
- the FAM186B gene encoding protein FAM186B isoform X5, whose product MEQKGKNRFILLEKIASFSEDANTKEKHLYEILRWLGDWGDSLTYELRNRKCKEEEEALDEWIEVMEKVLPLSLIATKGGIESLTSLCSTLIEGQKQRTQISKHTFWQGWWEQRPPKSASYPQPLSPEQMLQDSHATCTKVSEVKSMLQELLDSTMFNQREVRAIRYMSAMVENLNKALTLQHKENRSLETKYRNLKIEMTKELSTQRLYFQNSLQVLQSKRDALLKQVEILGGKYHDLLLIKHALEFQLEKAQSARDQAEEPTKILVDSLGPPEKETLPEKETVMKETQQEPKKEQLFSPLSPGPMATAWDSGARPSTSQPLSTMTMYSRIADVYSTKDTEHLQPMMLSSVDHRSPKIWERLVAESPGHFFHQVKDQKDVQEASQEKEGLQIKPHLRMQLSPESSRKVALESKAEHWEEELRWERQRQQWLEEEEMWLQRQKKWALLEQEHREKLQQWKVEEAAREQWQRSGQQEKEQGGPWREPEPPGEGTDRVLFMTTRQWRDLEKASLAPPSSRAQSAHQGRKHFPRSPNTRQPAPRNQRNTSSAKSTQKPWTCQVPTKPKKSASFPVTGTSIQKVSRPPLHIPSVTLKGKVYHMDVEAQRKNLQLLSEEADLGLPHYLRTKALDLTTTTMELNVLRLQCLCHKYIRYRYFQSLRQEVTNHIQVMQETETTYKTQNLYIYLENIDRLQNLWLQAWTDKQKDLEEKHQECLSSMVTMFPKLQLEWNVRLHIPVVTSTKPRKNKPPTSSLRHTHSCGLSCRQPPGHFPCKHWECEPLCMARQQDNQIEAIWKTDVASSSHPIEKKTPPGLPWDQLGGCPDIPRLLTLDVHSSYHKSLRSLKARVLATKRNESREAPDESAELVCKKSNESFPGTIKPEGSRQSQSPLHPLVSDSQTSG is encoded by the exons ATGGAGCAAAAGGGCAAGAACAGATTCATCTTACTGGAGAAAATTGCCTCCTTCTCTGAAGATGCTAATACTAAAGAGAAGCACTTGTATGAAATTCTCCGCTGGCTGGGTGACTGGG GTGACAGTCTGACCTATGAGCTCAGGAACAGGAAGtgtaaggaggaagaggaagcccTGGATGAATGGATTGAGGTGATGGAGAAGgtattacctctctctctcattgccacCAAAGGAGGCATCGAATCTCTCACTTCCCTTTGTTCCACTCTCATTGAAGGACAAAAGCAAAGGACACAAA tATCCAAACACACCTTCTGGCAAGGCTGGTGGGAACAGAGACCCCCAAAATCTGCATCCTACCCTCAGCCACTGAGCCCAGAACAGATGCTCCAGGACAGTCATGCTACCTGCACGAAGGTCTCTGAGGTGAAGTCCATGCTGCAGGAGCTCCTGGACTCCACCATGTTCAACCAGAGGGAGGTCAGAGCCATCAGGTACATGTCTGCCATGGTAGAGAACCTCAATAAGGCCTTGACCCTCCAGCACAAAGAGAACAGAAGCCTGGAGACCAAATACAGGAACCTGAAAATAGAGATGACCAAAGAACTTAGCACCCAGAGGCTATACTTCCAGAATTCCCTCCAAGTTCTCCAGAGCAAGAGGGATGCCCTGCTAAAGCAAGTGGAAATTCTAGGGGGGAAATACCATGACCTTCTCCTGATAAAGCATGCCTTAGAGTTCCAGCTAGAGAAGGCTCAGTCTGCTAGAGATCAAGCAGAAGAACCAACCAAGATCTTGGTTGACTCCCTGGGGCCCCCTGAGAAAGAGACCCtcccagagaaagaaacagtCATGAAGGAAACTCAGCAGGAACCCAAGAAGGAGCAGTTGTTTTCACCACTCTCCCCAGGTCCCATGGCCACAGCCTGGGACAGCGGTGCCAGGCCTTCAACATCTCAGCCACTCTCCACCATGACCATGTATTCGAGGATTGCGGATGTGTACAGCACCAAGGACACCGAACATCTTCAGCCCATGATGCTGTCCTCGGTGGATCACAGGTCTCCTAAGATATGGGAAAGACTGGTGGCAGAAAGCCCAGGCCACTTCTTTCACCAAGTGAAAGACCAAAAGGATGTCCAGGAAGCATCCCAGGAGAAGGAAGGACTCCAAATTAAGCCCCACTTGAGGATGCAGCTGTCCCCAGAGAGTTCCAGGAAGGTGGCCTTGGAGAGCAAGGCGGAGCACTGGGAAGAAGAGCTCcgctgggagaggcagaggcagcagtggctggaggaggaggagatgtggCTGCAGCGTCAGAAGAAGTGGGCCCTGCTGGAGCAGGAACACCGGGAGAAGCTGCAACAGTGGAAGGTGGAGGAGGCGGCGAGGGAGCAGTGGCAGAGGTCGGGCCAGCAAGAAAAGGAGCAAGGGGGCCCATGGAGGGAGCCAGAGCCTCCAGGGGAGGGCACAGACAGGGTGCTCTTCATGACCACCAGGCAGTGGAGGGACTTGGAGAAGGCATCGCTGGCACCTCCCTCAAGCCGGGCCCAGTCTGCTCACCAAGGCAGGAAGCACTTTCCCAGGTCCCCTAATACCCGGCAGCCTGCCCCCAGAAACCAGAGGAACACGAGTTCAGCCAAGTCTACGCAGAAACCGTGGACCTGCCAGGTTCCCACGAAGCCCAAGAAATCGGCCTCCTTTCCTGTCACGGGGACATCCATCCAAAAGGTGTCCCGGCCTCCTTTGCATATCCCCTCAGTAACTCTCAAGGGGAAAGTATACCACATGGATGTGGAGGCACAGAGGAAGAATCTGCAGCTCCTGAGCGAGGAGGCTGACCTGGGGCTGCCCCACTACCTACGCACCAAGGCGCTGgatctcaccaccaccaccatggagCTGAACGTGCTTCGGCTGCAGTGTCTGTGCCATAAGTACATCCGCTACAGATACTTCCAGAGCCTCCG ACAAGAAGTGACCAACCACATACAAGTTATGCAAGAAACTGAGACTACCTACAAGACCCAGAACCTCTACATCTACCTGGAAAACATTGACCGCCTGCAGAATCTCTGGCTGCAGGCCTGGACAGACAAGCAGAAGGACCTGGAGGAGAAGCACCAAGAGTGCCTGAGCAGCATGGTGACCATGTTCCCCAAG CTCCAGCTGGAGTGGAACGTTCGTCTGCACATCCCTGTGGTCACCTCCACAAAGCCGAGGAAAAACAAGCCACCCACATCCTCTCTCCGGCACACGCACTCATGTGGCCTCTCCTGCAGGCAGCCTCCTGGGCACTTTCCATGCAAGCACTGGGAATGTGAGCCCCTGTGCATGGCTCG ACAACAGGATAACCAGATAGAAGCCATCTGGAAGACTGATGTGGCCTCCTCCAGTCACCCAATAGAAAAGAAGACTCCCCCCGGCCTGCCCTGGGACCAGCTAGGGGGGTGCCCAGACATTCCCCGCCTATTGACCTTGGATGTGCATTCCTCCTACCACAAAAGCTTGAGGTCCCTCAAGGCCCG TGTCTTGGCGACCAAAAGAAACGAATCCCGGGAAGCCCCAGATGAGTCAGCTGAGCTTGTTTGTAAAAAGTCAAATGAGTCTTTCCCTGGAACCATAAAGCCAGAAGGATCAAGACAGTCTCAGTCCCCACTCCATCCATtagtcagtgattctcaaacttcaggGTGA
- the FAM186B gene encoding protein FAM186B isoform X1 — translation MEKNRPLQLVTPASVKAIISRIEAAQLTRAQEDISSQLSDILDNVNCVINSFQEELGYDLKEKAKPDQMEQKGKNRFILLEKIASFSEDANTKEKHLYEILRWLGDWGDSLTYELRNRKCKEEEEALDEWIEVMEKVLPLSLIATKGGIESLTSLCSTLIEGQKQRTQISKHTFWQGWWEQRPPKSASYPQPLSPEQMLQDSHATCTKVSEVKSMLQELLDSTMFNQREVRAIRYMSAMVENLNKALTLQHKENRSLETKYRNLKIEMTKELSTQRLYFQNSLQVLQSKRDALLKQVEILGGKYHDLLLIKHALEFQLEKAQSARDQAEEPTKILVDSLGPPEKETLPEKETVMKETQQEPKKEQLFSPLSPGPMATAWDSGARPSTSQPLSTMTMYSRIADVYSTKDTEHLQPMMLSSVDHRSPKIWERLVAESPGHFFHQVKDQKDVQEASQEKEGLQIKPHLRMQLSPESSRKVALESKAEHWEEELRWERQRQQWLEEEEMWLQRQKKWALLEQEHREKLQQWKVEEAAREQWQRSGQQEKEQGGPWREPEPPGEGTDRVLFMTTRQWRDLEKASLAPPSSRAQSAHQGRKHFPRSPNTRQPAPRNQRNTSSAKSTQKPWTCQVPTKPKKSASFPVTGTSIQKVSRPPLHIPSVTLKGKVYHMDVEAQRKNLQLLSEEADLGLPHYLRTKALDLTTTTMELNVLRLQCLCHKYIRYRYFQSLRQEVTNHIQVMQETETTYKTQNLYIYLENIDRLQNLWLQAWTDKQKDLEEKHQECLSSMVTMFPKLQLEWNVRLHIPVVTSTKPRKNKPPTSSLRHTHSCGLSCRQPPGHFPCKHWECEPLCMARQQDNQIEAIWKTDVASSSHPIEKKTPPGLPWDQLGGCPDIPRLLTLDVHSSYHKSLRSLKARVLATKRNESREAPDESAELVCKKSNESFPGTIKPEGSRQSQSPLHPLVSDSQTSG, via the exons atggagaaaaacaggcCCCTACAGTTGGTGACCCCTGCGTCAGTCAAAGCCATCATCTCAAGGATTGAGGCTGCCCAGCTAACACGGGCTCAGGAG GATATTTCTTCCCAGCTCTCAGACATCTTGGACAACGTCAACTGTGTCATCAACAGCTTCCAGGAAGAATTAGgatatgatttaaaagaaaaggcaaaacctGACCAGATGGAGCAAAAGGGCAAGAACAGATTCATCTTACTGGAGAAAATTGCCTCCTTCTCTGAAGATGCTAATACTAAAGAGAAGCACTTGTATGAAATTCTCCGCTGGCTGGGTGACTGGG GTGACAGTCTGACCTATGAGCTCAGGAACAGGAAGtgtaaggaggaagaggaagcccTGGATGAATGGATTGAGGTGATGGAGAAGgtattacctctctctctcattgccacCAAAGGAGGCATCGAATCTCTCACTTCCCTTTGTTCCACTCTCATTGAAGGACAAAAGCAAAGGACACAAA tATCCAAACACACCTTCTGGCAAGGCTGGTGGGAACAGAGACCCCCAAAATCTGCATCCTACCCTCAGCCACTGAGCCCAGAACAGATGCTCCAGGACAGTCATGCTACCTGCACGAAGGTCTCTGAGGTGAAGTCCATGCTGCAGGAGCTCCTGGACTCCACCATGTTCAACCAGAGGGAGGTCAGAGCCATCAGGTACATGTCTGCCATGGTAGAGAACCTCAATAAGGCCTTGACCCTCCAGCACAAAGAGAACAGAAGCCTGGAGACCAAATACAGGAACCTGAAAATAGAGATGACCAAAGAACTTAGCACCCAGAGGCTATACTTCCAGAATTCCCTCCAAGTTCTCCAGAGCAAGAGGGATGCCCTGCTAAAGCAAGTGGAAATTCTAGGGGGGAAATACCATGACCTTCTCCTGATAAAGCATGCCTTAGAGTTCCAGCTAGAGAAGGCTCAGTCTGCTAGAGATCAAGCAGAAGAACCAACCAAGATCTTGGTTGACTCCCTGGGGCCCCCTGAGAAAGAGACCCtcccagagaaagaaacagtCATGAAGGAAACTCAGCAGGAACCCAAGAAGGAGCAGTTGTTTTCACCACTCTCCCCAGGTCCCATGGCCACAGCCTGGGACAGCGGTGCCAGGCCTTCAACATCTCAGCCACTCTCCACCATGACCATGTATTCGAGGATTGCGGATGTGTACAGCACCAAGGACACCGAACATCTTCAGCCCATGATGCTGTCCTCGGTGGATCACAGGTCTCCTAAGATATGGGAAAGACTGGTGGCAGAAAGCCCAGGCCACTTCTTTCACCAAGTGAAAGACCAAAAGGATGTCCAGGAAGCATCCCAGGAGAAGGAAGGACTCCAAATTAAGCCCCACTTGAGGATGCAGCTGTCCCCAGAGAGTTCCAGGAAGGTGGCCTTGGAGAGCAAGGCGGAGCACTGGGAAGAAGAGCTCcgctgggagaggcagaggcagcagtggctggaggaggaggagatgtggCTGCAGCGTCAGAAGAAGTGGGCCCTGCTGGAGCAGGAACACCGGGAGAAGCTGCAACAGTGGAAGGTGGAGGAGGCGGCGAGGGAGCAGTGGCAGAGGTCGGGCCAGCAAGAAAAGGAGCAAGGGGGCCCATGGAGGGAGCCAGAGCCTCCAGGGGAGGGCACAGACAGGGTGCTCTTCATGACCACCAGGCAGTGGAGGGACTTGGAGAAGGCATCGCTGGCACCTCCCTCAAGCCGGGCCCAGTCTGCTCACCAAGGCAGGAAGCACTTTCCCAGGTCCCCTAATACCCGGCAGCCTGCCCCCAGAAACCAGAGGAACACGAGTTCAGCCAAGTCTACGCAGAAACCGTGGACCTGCCAGGTTCCCACGAAGCCCAAGAAATCGGCCTCCTTTCCTGTCACGGGGACATCCATCCAAAAGGTGTCCCGGCCTCCTTTGCATATCCCCTCAGTAACTCTCAAGGGGAAAGTATACCACATGGATGTGGAGGCACAGAGGAAGAATCTGCAGCTCCTGAGCGAGGAGGCTGACCTGGGGCTGCCCCACTACCTACGCACCAAGGCGCTGgatctcaccaccaccaccatggagCTGAACGTGCTTCGGCTGCAGTGTCTGTGCCATAAGTACATCCGCTACAGATACTTCCAGAGCCTCCG ACAAGAAGTGACCAACCACATACAAGTTATGCAAGAAACTGAGACTACCTACAAGACCCAGAACCTCTACATCTACCTGGAAAACATTGACCGCCTGCAGAATCTCTGGCTGCAGGCCTGGACAGACAAGCAGAAGGACCTGGAGGAGAAGCACCAAGAGTGCCTGAGCAGCATGGTGACCATGTTCCCCAAG CTCCAGCTGGAGTGGAACGTTCGTCTGCACATCCCTGTGGTCACCTCCACAAAGCCGAGGAAAAACAAGCCACCCACATCCTCTCTCCGGCACACGCACTCATGTGGCCTCTCCTGCAGGCAGCCTCCTGGGCACTTTCCATGCAAGCACTGGGAATGTGAGCCCCTGTGCATGGCTCG ACAACAGGATAACCAGATAGAAGCCATCTGGAAGACTGATGTGGCCTCCTCCAGTCACCCAATAGAAAAGAAGACTCCCCCCGGCCTGCCCTGGGACCAGCTAGGGGGGTGCCCAGACATTCCCCGCCTATTGACCTTGGATGTGCATTCCTCCTACCACAAAAGCTTGAGGTCCCTCAAGGCCCG TGTCTTGGCGACCAAAAGAAACGAATCCCGGGAAGCCCCAGATGAGTCAGCTGAGCTTGTTTGTAAAAAGTCAAATGAGTCTTTCCCTGGAACCATAAAGCCAGAAGGATCAAGACAGTCTCAGTCCCCACTCCATCCATtagtcagtgattctcaaacttcaggGTGA
- the FAM186B gene encoding protein FAM186B isoform X2, whose amino-acid sequence MEKNRPLQLVTPASVKAIISRIEAAQLTRAQEDISSQLSDILDNVNCVINSFQEELGYDLKEKAKPDQMEQKGKNRFILLEKIASFSEDANTKEKHLYEILRWLGDWGDSLTYELRNRKCKEEEEALDEWIEVMEKVLPLSLIATKGGIESLTSLCSTLIEGQKQRTQISKHTFWQGWWEQRPPKSASYPQPLSPEQMLQDSHATCTKVSEVKSMLQELLDSTMFNQREVRAIRYMSAMVENLNKALTLQHKENRSLETKYRNLKIEMTKELSTQRLYFQNSLQVLQSKRDALLKQVEILGGKYHDLLLIKHALEFQLEKAQSARDQAEEPTKILVDSLGPPEKETLPEKETVMKETQQEPKKEQLFSPLSPGPMATAWDSGARPSTSQPLSTMTMYSRIADVYSTKDTEHLQPMMLSSVDHRSPKIWERLVAESPGHFFHQVKDQKDVQEASQEKEGLQIKPHLRMQLSPESSRKVALESKAEHWEEELRWERQRQQWLEEEEMWLQRQKKWALLEQEHREKLQQWKVEEAAREQWQRSGQQEKEQGGPWREPEPPGEGTDRVLFMTTRQWRDLEKASLAPPSSRAQSAHQGRKHFPRSPNTRQPAPRNQRNTSSAKSTQKPWTCQVPTKPKKSASFPVTGTSIQKVSRPPLHIPSVTLKGKVYHMDVEAQRKNLQLLSEEADLGLPHYLRTKALDLTTTTMELNVLRLQCLCHKYIRYRYFQSLRQEVTNHIQVMQETETTYKTQNLYIYLENIDRLQNLWLQAWTDKQKDLEEKHQECLSSMVTMFPKLQLEWNVRLHIPVVTSTKPRKNKPPTSSLRHTHSCGLSCRQPPGHFPCKHWECEPLCMARQQDNQIEAIWKTDVASSSHPIEKKTPPGLPWDQLGGCPDIPRLLTLDVHSSYHKSLRSLKARSHVYFE is encoded by the exons atggagaaaaacaggcCCCTACAGTTGGTGACCCCTGCGTCAGTCAAAGCCATCATCTCAAGGATTGAGGCTGCCCAGCTAACACGGGCTCAGGAG GATATTTCTTCCCAGCTCTCAGACATCTTGGACAACGTCAACTGTGTCATCAACAGCTTCCAGGAAGAATTAGgatatgatttaaaagaaaaggcaaaacctGACCAGATGGAGCAAAAGGGCAAGAACAGATTCATCTTACTGGAGAAAATTGCCTCCTTCTCTGAAGATGCTAATACTAAAGAGAAGCACTTGTATGAAATTCTCCGCTGGCTGGGTGACTGGG GTGACAGTCTGACCTATGAGCTCAGGAACAGGAAGtgtaaggaggaagaggaagcccTGGATGAATGGATTGAGGTGATGGAGAAGgtattacctctctctctcattgccacCAAAGGAGGCATCGAATCTCTCACTTCCCTTTGTTCCACTCTCATTGAAGGACAAAAGCAAAGGACACAAA tATCCAAACACACCTTCTGGCAAGGCTGGTGGGAACAGAGACCCCCAAAATCTGCATCCTACCCTCAGCCACTGAGCCCAGAACAGATGCTCCAGGACAGTCATGCTACCTGCACGAAGGTCTCTGAGGTGAAGTCCATGCTGCAGGAGCTCCTGGACTCCACCATGTTCAACCAGAGGGAGGTCAGAGCCATCAGGTACATGTCTGCCATGGTAGAGAACCTCAATAAGGCCTTGACCCTCCAGCACAAAGAGAACAGAAGCCTGGAGACCAAATACAGGAACCTGAAAATAGAGATGACCAAAGAACTTAGCACCCAGAGGCTATACTTCCAGAATTCCCTCCAAGTTCTCCAGAGCAAGAGGGATGCCCTGCTAAAGCAAGTGGAAATTCTAGGGGGGAAATACCATGACCTTCTCCTGATAAAGCATGCCTTAGAGTTCCAGCTAGAGAAGGCTCAGTCTGCTAGAGATCAAGCAGAAGAACCAACCAAGATCTTGGTTGACTCCCTGGGGCCCCCTGAGAAAGAGACCCtcccagagaaagaaacagtCATGAAGGAAACTCAGCAGGAACCCAAGAAGGAGCAGTTGTTTTCACCACTCTCCCCAGGTCCCATGGCCACAGCCTGGGACAGCGGTGCCAGGCCTTCAACATCTCAGCCACTCTCCACCATGACCATGTATTCGAGGATTGCGGATGTGTACAGCACCAAGGACACCGAACATCTTCAGCCCATGATGCTGTCCTCGGTGGATCACAGGTCTCCTAAGATATGGGAAAGACTGGTGGCAGAAAGCCCAGGCCACTTCTTTCACCAAGTGAAAGACCAAAAGGATGTCCAGGAAGCATCCCAGGAGAAGGAAGGACTCCAAATTAAGCCCCACTTGAGGATGCAGCTGTCCCCAGAGAGTTCCAGGAAGGTGGCCTTGGAGAGCAAGGCGGAGCACTGGGAAGAAGAGCTCcgctgggagaggcagaggcagcagtggctggaggaggaggagatgtggCTGCAGCGTCAGAAGAAGTGGGCCCTGCTGGAGCAGGAACACCGGGAGAAGCTGCAACAGTGGAAGGTGGAGGAGGCGGCGAGGGAGCAGTGGCAGAGGTCGGGCCAGCAAGAAAAGGAGCAAGGGGGCCCATGGAGGGAGCCAGAGCCTCCAGGGGAGGGCACAGACAGGGTGCTCTTCATGACCACCAGGCAGTGGAGGGACTTGGAGAAGGCATCGCTGGCACCTCCCTCAAGCCGGGCCCAGTCTGCTCACCAAGGCAGGAAGCACTTTCCCAGGTCCCCTAATACCCGGCAGCCTGCCCCCAGAAACCAGAGGAACACGAGTTCAGCCAAGTCTACGCAGAAACCGTGGACCTGCCAGGTTCCCACGAAGCCCAAGAAATCGGCCTCCTTTCCTGTCACGGGGACATCCATCCAAAAGGTGTCCCGGCCTCCTTTGCATATCCCCTCAGTAACTCTCAAGGGGAAAGTATACCACATGGATGTGGAGGCACAGAGGAAGAATCTGCAGCTCCTGAGCGAGGAGGCTGACCTGGGGCTGCCCCACTACCTACGCACCAAGGCGCTGgatctcaccaccaccaccatggagCTGAACGTGCTTCGGCTGCAGTGTCTGTGCCATAAGTACATCCGCTACAGATACTTCCAGAGCCTCCG ACAAGAAGTGACCAACCACATACAAGTTATGCAAGAAACTGAGACTACCTACAAGACCCAGAACCTCTACATCTACCTGGAAAACATTGACCGCCTGCAGAATCTCTGGCTGCAGGCCTGGACAGACAAGCAGAAGGACCTGGAGGAGAAGCACCAAGAGTGCCTGAGCAGCATGGTGACCATGTTCCCCAAG CTCCAGCTGGAGTGGAACGTTCGTCTGCACATCCCTGTGGTCACCTCCACAAAGCCGAGGAAAAACAAGCCACCCACATCCTCTCTCCGGCACACGCACTCATGTGGCCTCTCCTGCAGGCAGCCTCCTGGGCACTTTCCATGCAAGCACTGGGAATGTGAGCCCCTGTGCATGGCTCG ACAACAGGATAACCAGATAGAAGCCATCTGGAAGACTGATGTGGCCTCCTCCAGTCACCCAATAGAAAAGAAGACTCCCCCCGGCCTGCCCTGGGACCAGCTAGGGGGGTGCCCAGACATTCCCCGCCTATTGACCTTGGATGTGCATTCCTCCTACCACAAAAGCTTGAGGTCCCTCAAGGCCCG GAGCCATGTTTActttgaatga
- the FAM186B gene encoding protein FAM186B isoform X4, protein MEKNRPLQLVTPASVKAIISRIEAAQLTRAQEDISSQLSDILDNVNCVINSFQEELGYDLKEKAKPDQMEQKGKNRFILLEKIASFSEDANTKEKHLYEILRWLGDWVSKHTFWQGWWEQRPPKSASYPQPLSPEQMLQDSHATCTKVSEVKSMLQELLDSTMFNQREVRAIRYMSAMVENLNKALTLQHKENRSLETKYRNLKIEMTKELSTQRLYFQNSLQVLQSKRDALLKQVEILGGKYHDLLLIKHALEFQLEKAQSARDQAEEPTKILVDSLGPPEKETLPEKETVMKETQQEPKKEQLFSPLSPGPMATAWDSGARPSTSQPLSTMTMYSRIADVYSTKDTEHLQPMMLSSVDHRSPKIWERLVAESPGHFFHQVKDQKDVQEASQEKEGLQIKPHLRMQLSPESSRKVALESKAEHWEEELRWERQRQQWLEEEEMWLQRQKKWALLEQEHREKLQQWKVEEAAREQWQRSGQQEKEQGGPWREPEPPGEGTDRVLFMTTRQWRDLEKASLAPPSSRAQSAHQGRKHFPRSPNTRQPAPRNQRNTSSAKSTQKPWTCQVPTKPKKSASFPVTGTSIQKVSRPPLHIPSVTLKGKVYHMDVEAQRKNLQLLSEEADLGLPHYLRTKALDLTTTTMELNVLRLQCLCHKYIRYRYFQSLRQEVTNHIQVMQETETTYKTQNLYIYLENIDRLQNLWLQAWTDKQKDLEEKHQECLSSMVTMFPKLQLEWNVRLHIPVVTSTKPRKNKPPTSSLRHTHSCGLSCRQPPGHFPCKHWECEPLCMARQQDNQIEAIWKTDVASSSHPIEKKTPPGLPWDQLGGCPDIPRLLTLDVHSSYHKSLRSLKARVLATKRNESREAPDESAELVCKKSNESFPGTIKPEGSRQSQSPLHPLVSDSQTSG, encoded by the exons atggagaaaaacaggcCCCTACAGTTGGTGACCCCTGCGTCAGTCAAAGCCATCATCTCAAGGATTGAGGCTGCCCAGCTAACACGGGCTCAGGAG GATATTTCTTCCCAGCTCTCAGACATCTTGGACAACGTCAACTGTGTCATCAACAGCTTCCAGGAAGAATTAGgatatgatttaaaagaaaaggcaaaacctGACCAGATGGAGCAAAAGGGCAAGAACAGATTCATCTTACTGGAGAAAATTGCCTCCTTCTCTGAAGATGCTAATACTAAAGAGAAGCACTTGTATGAAATTCTCCGCTGGCTGGGTGACTGGG tATCCAAACACACCTTCTGGCAAGGCTGGTGGGAACAGAGACCCCCAAAATCTGCATCCTACCCTCAGCCACTGAGCCCAGAACAGATGCTCCAGGACAGTCATGCTACCTGCACGAAGGTCTCTGAGGTGAAGTCCATGCTGCAGGAGCTCCTGGACTCCACCATGTTCAACCAGAGGGAGGTCAGAGCCATCAGGTACATGTCTGCCATGGTAGAGAACCTCAATAAGGCCTTGACCCTCCAGCACAAAGAGAACAGAAGCCTGGAGACCAAATACAGGAACCTGAAAATAGAGATGACCAAAGAACTTAGCACCCAGAGGCTATACTTCCAGAATTCCCTCCAAGTTCTCCAGAGCAAGAGGGATGCCCTGCTAAAGCAAGTGGAAATTCTAGGGGGGAAATACCATGACCTTCTCCTGATAAAGCATGCCTTAGAGTTCCAGCTAGAGAAGGCTCAGTCTGCTAGAGATCAAGCAGAAGAACCAACCAAGATCTTGGTTGACTCCCTGGGGCCCCCTGAGAAAGAGACCCtcccagagaaagaaacagtCATGAAGGAAACTCAGCAGGAACCCAAGAAGGAGCAGTTGTTTTCACCACTCTCCCCAGGTCCCATGGCCACAGCCTGGGACAGCGGTGCCAGGCCTTCAACATCTCAGCCACTCTCCACCATGACCATGTATTCGAGGATTGCGGATGTGTACAGCACCAAGGACACCGAACATCTTCAGCCCATGATGCTGTCCTCGGTGGATCACAGGTCTCCTAAGATATGGGAAAGACTGGTGGCAGAAAGCCCAGGCCACTTCTTTCACCAAGTGAAAGACCAAAAGGATGTCCAGGAAGCATCCCAGGAGAAGGAAGGACTCCAAATTAAGCCCCACTTGAGGATGCAGCTGTCCCCAGAGAGTTCCAGGAAGGTGGCCTTGGAGAGCAAGGCGGAGCACTGGGAAGAAGAGCTCcgctgggagaggcagaggcagcagtggctggaggaggaggagatgtggCTGCAGCGTCAGAAGAAGTGGGCCCTGCTGGAGCAGGAACACCGGGAGAAGCTGCAACAGTGGAAGGTGGAGGAGGCGGCGAGGGAGCAGTGGCAGAGGTCGGGCCAGCAAGAAAAGGAGCAAGGGGGCCCATGGAGGGAGCCAGAGCCTCCAGGGGAGGGCACAGACAGGGTGCTCTTCATGACCACCAGGCAGTGGAGGGACTTGGAGAAGGCATCGCTGGCACCTCCCTCAAGCCGGGCCCAGTCTGCTCACCAAGGCAGGAAGCACTTTCCCAGGTCCCCTAATACCCGGCAGCCTGCCCCCAGAAACCAGAGGAACACGAGTTCAGCCAAGTCTACGCAGAAACCGTGGACCTGCCAGGTTCCCACGAAGCCCAAGAAATCGGCCTCCTTTCCTGTCACGGGGACATCCATCCAAAAGGTGTCCCGGCCTCCTTTGCATATCCCCTCAGTAACTCTCAAGGGGAAAGTATACCACATGGATGTGGAGGCACAGAGGAAGAATCTGCAGCTCCTGAGCGAGGAGGCTGACCTGGGGCTGCCCCACTACCTACGCACCAAGGCGCTGgatctcaccaccaccaccatggagCTGAACGTGCTTCGGCTGCAGTGTCTGTGCCATAAGTACATCCGCTACAGATACTTCCAGAGCCTCCG ACAAGAAGTGACCAACCACATACAAGTTATGCAAGAAACTGAGACTACCTACAAGACCCAGAACCTCTACATCTACCTGGAAAACATTGACCGCCTGCAGAATCTCTGGCTGCAGGCCTGGACAGACAAGCAGAAGGACCTGGAGGAGAAGCACCAAGAGTGCCTGAGCAGCATGGTGACCATGTTCCCCAAG CTCCAGCTGGAGTGGAACGTTCGTCTGCACATCCCTGTGGTCACCTCCACAAAGCCGAGGAAAAACAAGCCACCCACATCCTCTCTCCGGCACACGCACTCATGTGGCCTCTCCTGCAGGCAGCCTCCTGGGCACTTTCCATGCAAGCACTGGGAATGTGAGCCCCTGTGCATGGCTCG ACAACAGGATAACCAGATAGAAGCCATCTGGAAGACTGATGTGGCCTCCTCCAGTCACCCAATAGAAAAGAAGACTCCCCCCGGCCTGCCCTGGGACCAGCTAGGGGGGTGCCCAGACATTCCCCGCCTATTGACCTTGGATGTGCATTCCTCCTACCACAAAAGCTTGAGGTCCCTCAAGGCCCG TGTCTTGGCGACCAAAAGAAACGAATCCCGGGAAGCCCCAGATGAGTCAGCTGAGCTTGTTTGTAAAAAGTCAAATGAGTCTTTCCCTGGAACCATAAAGCCAGAAGGATCAAGACAGTCTCAGTCCCCACTCCATCCATtagtcagtgattctcaaacttcaggGTGA